In the genome of Stegostoma tigrinum isolate sSteTig4 chromosome 31, sSteTig4.hap1, whole genome shotgun sequence, the window AACAGGTCCTCCAGCTAGGAACTGGGATCAGATGAAATCAGCAAAGGGATACATGGATAAATACATGATGGAGTGAGTGATTTAAGGAATGCTGGAGATGATGATGTTTTTCTGTACTTGCTTCTGGATAATCGGGCTCTGCAAAGGTCTCTTGCATCTTCCACGTGCTTGAAacttcaggacattccaaaggaTGTTGCAGTACTTGTACAAAATATCCTCACCATTTTAATGTAGGCAGATGCACAGCCAATGTAGGGATAACCAGTTCCTCCAGCCTGCAGTGGGATCAGCAACCAGATCTCATGTTTGAGTCACATTGACTGAGAGATTAATACTGACCAGGTCATCTGGGAAAAACCCTCTCtgctctttttttttccaaaaatgtcaTCAGAACCTTTacattcccccactgcatcagatttcaagAGCAGAGGTGAACGCTGACGCCGCATAATGGCCCTAGCTAGACCAAGATTGGAATaccgtgagcagttttgggctctgtatctaaggaaggatgtgctggcattggagggggcccagaggaggtttacaggaaCGATCCCAGTGATGAATGGTCTGTCATGTGAACACCAAGTTGATGATTCTGCTTCTGCACTTGTtaagagtttaaaaggatgagcagagtgggggatctcattgaaactggcagaatactgagagatccagttagagtggatgtggagaagatgttttcgattagtaggagagactagtaCGCAAGGGCAcaacttcagagtgaagggatgagcctttagaactgagatgacgagcaatttcttcagccagaaggtggtgaatctgtggaactcattgttgcagaggCCTGTGGAGGCTAAGTGATTGAATGTCTTTAAGACCAAGGTATGTGgaaaggttcttgattagtgatgggattgagggttatggagagcaggcaggagatgggggttgagaaatgtatcagccatgatcgattgACATAGCaggcccaatgggctgaatggcctaatttttgctgCAGTATCTTATCTTTTTGGTCTTATGGACAATAGGTCCTTATGTGACTCAGAATCCACCTACAGAACCTAGAGGTTCTGTGGGCTTACAGCTGTTGGACAGCTTTTTCAACCTCATGGCAGCTTGGAGGTACGCTGAGACCGTGATAGGGAGTCTGTTGTTGGATGGTGTTTAGAGCACTTCTGTCAAAGACGGTGTTATGATGGCGAGATCGTCAAAGTCCTCCCTTCAGAGATGTTGACTGCCTCTCGATTTTTGATGAGCaactctctgtttctggctctcatTGGTGCTTGGAGCATAGATAGGGCTGAAGAAGCCGTGCACGTTGTGGTTGTCGGCGAGTTGCCAGGAGCCCTGAGCTCTCTCTAATCACCGTCTATTCTTCAGGTCACAAGCCACGTGTGGCACCTCAGCCTACAGTTGGGTTCGTTTCCTCTTGCTCAAGGTTTCGGGGAGAAGCCAGTTCAGGAACATTTCACATTTGCAGTCTAGGAGATCCTGGATCTGACATATGTTCACGTTGAAACAGTCTTGATGTCTCCTGGTCTAGACACTGCATTGAGGTGCTGACTAGGGTGGACCAGGAGCTGTGGGCATCTTGTGGCTCTGGTACATTGGCTGATGCCAGGCTAGCTGATGAGATGTCAGGGTCTTTCAGTCCAGCAACATTGAGTCTCCTTTTGGCTGCCTCTGCCAGTTTGGGGCCAGCTTGATGGAGATAGTGGAGAGGATCAGTCGGTCCAGCAGACGTTGGCTGTGGTCATGGCGGACATCTTTATGGTCCTTCCCTCATCCGATGACCGGGATGTTGCTGTGCGGCTTTGTGCTTGTCCCTGGGCCTTTGTTATGAAGAGATCACATTCTCACACTTTGTCAAGAGAACTCCTTTGGAGTTTGTTTTTCCCCTTGCTTTCCTTGCCTGATGGTCACAGGAATGGGATTTCATTATGTTACAGGTGCCATTTCAACACATTGTTGTGTGAGGTGAGAGTCCAAATATTTATTTATGTGTTTATTTATTATTGTGTTTTTTCAATCTGATTTCCAATGGTAAAAGGCCAGAACACAATTGgtggggatccagaggaggtttacaaggagGGCCCTGGGGATGAAGAACttgagcagttgaggactctggaccTGTACTTgatggactttagaagaatggaaggggggatctgattgaagcttaCAGTATCCCGAGAGGCCTGGAGAGAGTagatgtggggaagatgtttcctctggttGGACTTGAGGACCCCACCTCAGAGGGAAGGAACAATcctttcgaactgagatgaggaggaatttcttcagccagggaatggtgaatctgtgggtctcattgctgcagaaggttgtagaggccaagtcattgagtgcttTTAAAACCGAGATAGAGAGGTTCTCAATTAAGAAAGGgtgtcaaaggttatggggagaaggcaggacataGGGTTgcgaaatatatcagccatgattggatagtggagcggacttgatgggctgaatggcctatttctgcccctGTATCTTAAGGTCTATGATTTGCTGACAGTAAGTGGAGACGTGGTCACAGTCCTAGGGTATTTGGGACTGACAGTAGGAGAAACAacgtcagccagagagtggcgagtCCGTGGTATTCTCTACCACAGAATGTGGCCGAGGTCAGAtccttgaatgttttcaaggagttatatctagttcttagagctaaagagatcaaagggcatggggagaaagtgggaactgggAGTAGGGTGATTGGCCACGCtcatagtgaatggtggagcaggcttgatgggctgaatggcctactcctgttcctattcctttcTATGTTTCTCAGGGCCTGGGTAGGCCTTGAACCTTGCACCCGAGAAGTGAAAGAGTGAGCTTTTCCCTTTATCCACCGAGAGGCCTGTCAactgattctgtttttttttccctttttcagGGTCTTTGAGGTGGAGAAAAGGGGGCTATGACGACCTCACAGCCCTCCACCCTGGGTGAGCTACAGCTCTACCGGGTCCTGCAACGGGCAAATCTTCTCATGTACTACGATGCTTTCATCCAGCAAGGCGGGGATGATGTCCAGCAGCTGTGCGATGCTGCcgaggaggaatttctggagATCATGGCCCTGGTGGGGATGTCGAGTAAGCCGCTCCACGTCCGCCGCCTTCAAAAGGCTCTACAGGAGTGGATCACCAACCCCACTGCCTTCAAccagcccctcacaaagctgCCGGCGAGCAGCATCCCCATCGCCAAGATCTCGGAACTCAACACAGCGACCAGCAGCCCCAACTCGGCCGGCACAGCCCAGGGCTTGGTCTCGGGGCAGGAGGTCACCAACAACCACGCCGGGTCACGGGAGACCTCATCTCAGACAGAGGGGGCGGCGGCTGGCGGCGTGGGCGGGCACCCCATGCCCAGCATCTCCCATGTGATGACGGTGCCCAAGGAGGAGCCCCATTCGCCTCCCAAGGATGGCGGGCCCTCGCTGCCCCTGACCCCGGACGTGGTGCAGATCATTGCAGCCTGCGCCGAGCGGCTCATCCACACCGTGCCcaggatggagcccaaagagctCGAGTGCATCTTCATCAGCAACAAGAAGATGGCCAAGTCGCTGGGCCATATCTTCGAGATGAGTGATCAGGAGCCCCAACGGGAGGAAGAGATCCGCAAATTCAGCGCCATCTACGGGCGGTTCGACTCCAAACGCAAAGACGGGAAGAATCTGACGTTGCACGAGGTACAATTGTAATAAAAAATAGAGTGGTTCACAGTACAGTAGGAttagacatgatcttattgaaggtgggggagcagactcaaggggctgaatggcctactccttgtTCACACTGGGGGCATTCGAACCTGCCGTACAACCAGAAAAAATTGCCAGAAAACAATTCCCGTCAAGAGATTTGTTTTTCACGGCGATGTGAATgttactggccaggccagcatttattacccagccctaattgcccagaggacagttagggATCATCCACATTGCTCaggatgtggagtcacatgtaggccagaccacatcAGGATGCCAGTTTCCGTCTCCAAAGGGGCTTTCATAAACTGGATGAgtttttttctgataatcaacGACGGTTCCAACTCTTAATTCAAGTTCCACCGtctgtcacagagtcatatagtcatgcagcacagaaacagacctttcggtccaaccagtccatgctgaccataatcccaactaaaacagtcccacctgcttgcatctggcccatatccctccaaacatttcttattcatgtacctgtccaaatgtcttttaaacgttgtaactgtatccacatccaccacttcctcattccacacacaccacTGTTTCTGTACaataaaagttgcccctcatatccttcttaaatctttctcctcaccataaaaatatgcccctagtgtAGAAATCCCCCAACGTTGGGAAAAGACAAGGGCCATTCtacaccctcatgattttataaacatctgtaaggccacccctcaacctcctacggcCCAGTGAAAAAGATCCAGCCTGACCTGGTGGTTTCAAACCTGGCTCCCCAGcacatttgtgataatgggaactgcagatgctggagaatccaagattacaaagtgtgaagctggatgaacacagcagaccaagcagcatctcaggagcacaaaagctgacgtttcaggcctagacccttcatcagagaggggaatggggagagggaactggaataaatagggagggaaggagaggcggaccgaagatggagagaaaagaagataggtagagaggagagtataggtgaggaggtagggaggggataggtcagtccaaggaagatggacaggtcaaggaggcgggataaggtggtaggtaggaaatggaggtgcagcatgaggtgagatgaagggataggtgagaggaagaacaggttagggaagcggagacaggctgggctggttttgggatgcagtggggggaggggagattttgaagctggtgaagtccacattgatatcattgggctgcagggttcccaagcggaatatgagttgctgttcctgcaaccttcgggtggcatcattgtggcactgcaggaggcccatgatggacatgacgtctgaggaataggagggggagttaaaatggttcgtgactgggaggtgcagttgtttgttgcgaaccgagcagaggtgttctgcaaagcggtccccaagcctccgcctggtttctccaatgtagaggaagccacactgggtgcaatggatacaatatatcacattagcTTACCCCTGCTCTATTTTCTATTCTTTACAAGTAAGTGCCTTCTGTTTCTCCATCAGTGGAgacagtttctccctctctgctcTGCTCAGACTCCTCGTGATTTTGAAGACCTCCATCAAATCTCTCCTCTGCCTTTTCTTCTCCAATTGGAGACCGGTCCCAAATTCTCCGTGTGACTGGCTGATTGATTGTCGCCTTTCTCCtccagatattttctaaccagcctgttcagaaatgttattgcgcactcctctgcagcaggtggggaCCTGAACCTGGAGACCTTCTGGCTCAGGCGTAGGGACACGTCCAGTGCTTTGCAAGCACCCAGAAAGATCGTGGCCTTTCTCCTCTAAGTTGTGCCCTCTTTTTGATTGCGGCTGTGTGGGGAACCTGCAGATAGAAACAAGCAGCAATGTGTTGGATCTGTCACTTCAGTAAACTGAGAGAAGATACTTTCTAATTAACCTAATCAGAACCATTACTAcactcctctggagcaggtgaaacttgagccctggctcagaggtagggacactacctctgtgccacaagagccccgtttgggtctgttttgtttttaaaaggtgCATCATTCATGGAACAGActttatttcttttgttctgcctgctcagagatgtcctgtcacacctctggagcaggtgagacttgaaccccgATCACCTGGCTGAAAGGTACGGACGCTAGCACTGCACAATGAGAGTTTAAACTCAGTGAGACGTGTTATGAGAGCCATGTGACATCTAGGGATGCTGTGCCCATGTGTCACAGGCATCACGTTGGTGGTTAAAGCTGCAGTGAGTTTACAGGAAGTTTTGAGGCAACATTATTGACTTAATTCACTTCAAAGAATTGTTTCTAAGCGATggtttttccctctcacctcacaTCACTGGGGATCCTGAACGCACCACACAGAAAGATGCCCCTTGAGTGTGAGACTGGTACCTGACCTCTTCTGCTTCTAAGCTGTTGCAAGGAAGGAGATGTAAGAACAGTGTACAACTTTTCACCCTCCAGGTGGTCAATATACGCTTTCAAATCCAGTCTCCGAATGGGAGAGACAGTGAGTAAAATCAGACTGGTTGATATTGGAGAAGGAATCACAGAGGGTCCCTACACAGTCTGCAGCCCAGGTCATGCTAAATGCGATGAGTATTAGGCTCCATTTCTGCCTGTCTCCTGTCTGTATTCACTGCCCAGGTTTATAATAACTTCTTccatttcctttttaatttttttttttacttcacCCCTCCCCGCAGCAAGTAATGACTTTAGTTCAGATTTTAGTCCATTGTCTGCTTCTCATGTCCAGGATTAAATGGTGGATATTTGCTGACTATTTGCCCATGGAAGCTGGCGCAGACTGAGCCGAATTTGCTTTCATGCTGAGGTCATTGAGGATTGCTGGAGGGAGGGGTGGATGTGAAATATGTCTGACCTTTGTGCCCCTTCTCTATCCTggaagtactgagggagtgaggCCAACTGAGCACCATCAAATTACCTCGTTCTGTACTATACACACTACAAATGCATGCTGAATTGGCATGgattatcacagaatccctacagctccgaagcaggccattcagcccatcgagttcctCTGAAgattatcccacccagactcaccctttccctgaaaccctgcatttcccgtgcctactccacctagcctacatgtccctgaacactacgggcaatctgcctaaactgcacatctttgaattgtgggaggaaatgcgAGTGACCAGGAGAAACTggcacagacctggggagaatgtgcaaattcctcacagacagttgcctgagggtggaatcgaacccaggtccctggcgttatTCAGGCAGTAattctaaccattgagccaccatgcctcctcGCAGGGCTTGTCCTGTTcgcactttctgttttctgtgTTCTTTGTGCCTTAATAATTCTTAACAATTGCAGCCACAGTTTTATTGAAAGGTGAAACAAATCTGAGGGGCCTAATAGCCCTGGTCCTGCTCCATTTTCATACAGATCAGCCACTGCAATCAGTTTGAGCCTCATTCCTCTTGGTTGCCCATCACACaacctgttttttaaaaaaaaaactcacttttCTGAGCAAAGTTTGTCCTAGCCAAACTTTGGAGAGCCAAGCAAATGCTCTTTTTTTCTGGTtgttttatcaaaggctttccttAGGAAATTACCTTAGTTAACACATTCCCTAATCTTTTCATTCTCTCTGTTGGGATAGAGAAGGGGGACGAAGGTCAGATATAGTTCATGAATTCAAAGCAAATGTAATTTTCACGTTTACGAAGAGGTGACTGAGTGGGGTCTCAGTGGCGTGTCAGCCATAGCATTTTTGGCAATATATGAGTATCTAATGTCCTAAAGGGGGTGTAGGAACAAAGAGATCTGCGTGTATTTGTGCATAAGTCATTAAAAGTAGTAGGTCATTATTAAGGATAGTATTCAGCTGTTGAGGGTacaaaagagatttactagaatgttgctgggaatagagggtttgacttatagggagaggttagataggctgggacttttatcattGGAGCACGGGAGGTttagggtgaccttatagaagtttataacatcatgagatagggtggatggcaggtgtcttttccttggGGGGTGGCgggtgggatttcaagactgtggggcatatttttaaagtgagaggagaaagatttagaaaagacatgagggagaatttgtttttacacagagaggggttcatttgtggaatgaactttcagaagaagtggtggttgcaggtacagtgacaacatttaaaggacatttggaaaagGATGAATAGGaaatatgaataggaaacgtttgggGAGATATGTGCCAAGCACatgcagatgggactagtttagtttggtattagGATCGAcctgaaccagttgggttttagggcctgtgtctgtgcagtgtgACTCTGTGACAGATAGAAAGAGCTGATGATAAAGGATATTGTATTCCATGTTTCATTAATAGGGACATTAATAGAACGTGAGAGCAGGGAGGCTATCAGGAACCTATTTAGAACATTGGTTAGAccttagctggagtattgtgttcagttctgagcaCCTATGGGAAGgatttgagagagtgcagaagaggtgtacaaaaatagttccagggatgagactcttcagttctgagaaaatattgaagaagttgggactgtttccttggagaggttttcaaaatcataagggggaACAGTGTGGAGAAAGAGTAATTTTTCTTACTCATAAATGAGAGGATGTAGttttgaagaatgggaggtgagCCATGGTTGTTAAAATGGAAACCAtacgcagggttacaggaaaacgGCAGGAGATTGTCTAAGTTAATATATTCAGGGAGCTATTGCTGacagagtgggctgaatggccttctgctgcactgtaacaattctatgattatgTTGCAATCTGAGGCACACAGCCTCACGAACATTTTTAAATTACTTAACCCAGGCCTACCCCCAGCTTCCTGTCGAACTGGACGCTGACGTGATTGTGGTGAGTTTGGGGTCACAATTCAGATTTTCCACGGTGTGAACCATCCaccttcacccccacccccacccccaccctgagGTGGATGAAGGAGTGTTGGTGCTTGGGTGTAAAATTCTATCTACCTCCCTCCCTCTAATTTTATAGTGAAAAGTAAGGACTCTTCCTAAAATTTTCATCAAATGGGAATCGATGTAAAATACATGGGCAgagggtggcatagtggtaatgttactgagcTGGTAAACCAGAGATCCCTTTTGAGTGGGACCtgagcagctggtgaaatttaaaatcacttttcttttaagttcattcatgagatatgaCTGTCCacgctaggccagcatttgttgcccatccttcatTGAAGTTGAAAGTcagcctcattgctgtgggtctggagtcacatgtaggccagaccgggtgaggatggcagtttccttccctaaaggacaagagtgaaccagatggggtttttcctaCAAtaggcaatggtttcatggatgaagagtcatctagacgggaaacattagcttgctctctctctataGAGGCTGCCTGATCCactgagatctccagcatttgttgttttcagtacagattccagcatctgcagcaatttgctgcTAAATGGTTAATTCAAGAGTTTTATcgatttcaaattccactgttagctgtggcagaatttgaacccaggccttgaacattatctgggtctctggattaacaataataccactaagtcaTCACCTCCCAGATCCCTGAATCGACACTTTTTCCAAGAAAAGCAGGGAAACTATGCCTGTGTCTTGGCCGATATTTATTACTCAGTTAATATCATGACCAAAAACAGATTACGCGGTCACCATCACATCACTGTTTGTGGATCTTGTTATACACAGATCAGCTGCGCTGTGCCTCCTACCCCTATATCATCCCAGCTTTCAGAGGTAATTAATTGGCTGCGTGCTTACTGTGAAAACTGCTGTGTAAGTAAATGTGAGTCTGTCTTTTCTTTTGTactaaatgaaaaccaaaagaactgcggctgctgtaaatttagaacgaaaacagaagttgctggaaaagctcagcaggtctgacagcatctggtgaagaaaaaaaatcagagttgctgtttcgggtccagtgaccgtacctgttctgatctttttcttcacagatgctgccggctctgttgagcttttccagcaacttctttagTGCTGTTGTAAAGGAGCAAAATTGCTCACCGTAAACATGGACAAATGGGAATGTGATAGCTGCTGGGTTACTGCTGTTACAGCTGAGTATGTTGGTGAGCCAGGGATCCAGTGGACACATGGACAGCAGCCGTGAGGAGTTCAAGCAGCCGTGTGCTAGACTGAGGACATGCAGATAATCTCTTGAAAAGTGCAACTTGTCTGTTAATTAAACCTGTTTGAGATTTTCAAGTGACCCCTTGTGATTTACCAGTTCTCGATGAGATTGGCAGTTCTGTGAGAAGGAGCATAGCAGTGGAATACAAcaaatattgtgcgcagttttgggccATATATCTCAGGAAGAATATACTGGCTCTGCAGCGGGTTcagaggttcacgagaatggacCCAGGAATGGAacgcttaacatatgaggaacatttgaggactctgggactatactcattggagtttaaaagaataatggggtatctaattgaaacttacagaatactgaatggcctggacagagtggttgctgggaagatgcttccattggtaggggAGACTcggacctgaaggcacagcctcagactgaagggaagaccttttagatcagagataaggaaaaacttctttggccagagagtggtgaatctgtggagttcactgccacagaaggctgtggaggccaggtctttgagtacatttaagactgagatagataggttcttgattatcaaggggatcaagggttatgggaggaaaatgggagaatggggttgagtaacttgtcagccatgattgaacggtggagcagagtcgatgggctgaatggcctaatttctgctcctatgtcttatggtgttataaTGATcagaaagttttatttttgtgatgttAGGTGAGGATAAGTATTGATTAGTACCCTGTGATAATTCCCTTGTTCTTCTTTGAAACAGTGCTGTTGGGTTTTTTAAAATCCAGCTGAGAGGGCAGATGGGCCCTCGGTTTGATATCTCATGTCAAAGATGGGAGTCTTCCTCAATGAGTTATTCCATTGCTTTAAATATGAATTTGAGGCTCCACTTTTTTTTAGTGACCATCTGACATGCTGATGAATCCAGTGTGATCATTTCAGACACTCACCTTGGGAAGGAAAGTCTTGTGTTTAGCTCATCCACCTCACAAAAACCTCCAAAGAGATCACGCTGGGCTTTAGGCAGACCTCAGGTGACAGCACTGAATTGTAACCAACCGGCCTTGTGGGAGCTGTGTGTTACTGAGGCTCGGGCTCTGTCCTTGGGAACGCGATGTGTATTTGTGCTGTGATGGGTGATCTGAGTCCCTCTCtgaaaacaagaaaataaatCTCAGGTGTACGGAAAATTCACCGAGTCCAAGTTAGCAAGGTGTCGGTGCCAACATACGATCTCCAGGTACCTGTGCAGGCCATCatctgcaaagagagagagagacagagcatcTCCTACCCATGTgcttttgcctgtgtttgactaGGCCTGAGGACCAGCGAGAGACTTGAATTCGGATGAGCTTTAGCTGTTCAGTTCTTGGAACTTTAATGGGGGCAGGGGAGCACCAGATATCTCTTGCGTGTATTTgcatctctcacacactgccaGATAAAaagtccagatttttaaaaaaatttactcatgggatgtgggtgtcattagcTGCGCCCACCATTTATTTCCCGTCCTTAGATAACCCTTGAGAAGctgagggtgagctgccttcttgaactgctgaaggcCACcagcttccctaaaggacattagcttACATTAAAAGACTGTGGTTATATGGCTGCCATTAGACCATGTTTTTAAGTTTGAATTAATAGTTCAATGACCTGTTTTGTACCATTAAGTATTTTGCAGATCTCTGTAAGTTTATCTGTCATCTTCTCTCCAGGTTGAGAAGCCCATTTCTTGTCATGCTTTTGATTGAACCCAAACTCTTGGCAGGGAAGCCTAGTCCTTTGCCACTTTCTATATAAATCCTGTTTTTGTGTCTTTTGCTGTGCTTCTAACCAGTGTCAGTTCCATAGATTCCATACGAAGGTATTTTTGGCAGATCTCTCACAGCCTAAGTATCTGTTCCTCAAAGTCTGCCTGAGACACCTTGCTGGATAATGTGGGTATGCCCGATTTCAAACTTCTCATTCTCATTTTCCAATCCCTGCACTCCCTCGCCTCTCCCCTATCTCTGTTATCTCTCCCCGGGCAACTTCAATGAATCACAGAGTTGTTGGAGCGCTGAGAGCGGTCGTTCAGCTCACTGTGCCTGTACTATCTCTTCAAGCAAGCGTCATTATGCAGCACcaatctcctgcattctccccaagCCCTTGCTCACCATTAACGGTCCAATGCCTCCGTGAATGCCTCTTGTGCAATTCTGATTGGTGACGGGGTGGGGGGGCCACCGAAACCCCGACCTGTGGAATTTCCCCCTttaaacctctccacccctcaagGCTCTCCCTCCATCCTTAAGAGACTCATGAAAAGGTATGCGTATGTCCTAATACCTTCTTGTGATGTTTGGTGTTCAAATTTCTTTGATcctgctgtgaagtgccttgagctattttactgtgttaaaggtgctatataaatgcaagtgtaCGTTGGCAGTTTTGATGTACGATTGCCGGTCTGTTGCCCACATGACAGAGTAGAAATTGATTGCCTCTTGGTGTAACTCACAGtttcctgtgttttgtgtgtaCCGTACCAATCAGTTGTAGAAGTGCTAAAGTCTGTCATGTTTAACCGAGCAGGAGGCTGGCGATGCATTGTCCCATATTGGGTGATCTTAGGAGAGAATTTTGGATGACTAGAAAAATTCAGCACAAGCTAGAGGAAAGATGAGGCTTTTAACAGAGACAAATGGAGCAAATGAACAGGGGGCTTTGTGCAATAGAGAAAATGTGGGGGTAAGTTCAAGAAATCTATTAGGAGAGCAAGGAGGGGGCATGCAAAAATGATGGCGggtgagatgagggagaatccCAAGGTATTCTGTCAGTATACCAAGGCgaagaggataaccagggaaagagcaGGGATCAAAGGGATAATCTGTGCGTGCTGGTGTTCAAAGAGCACTTCTCCTCTGTCTTCACTCAGGAGAAGGAGGGTATGGGTACGGAATTTGGGAAGGGAAGGATGCTGTGAAGTTCATGTGCAGACATTGGGAGCGAGGGGGATTTTGCCTGTTTTAACATGCCCAGGTCTGGGTGAGTAGTGTCCCATCATCCTGTGGGAGACAAGGGACGACATTATACAGGCTCTGACCCAGATTTTTAAATAATTCCTGACCACAAGGGAGGTGCCAGAGAGATAGATGGTagttaatgtggttccacttcttAAGAGAAGTCATAAGCAGATATGAGAGAATTACGGTTCACGGCCACTATTGGAG includes:
- the LOC125466101 gene encoding NGFI-A-binding protein 1-like isoform X3, with the translated sequence MTTSQPSTLGELQLYRVLQRANLLMYYDAFIQQGGDDVQQLCDAAEEEFLEIMALVGMSSKPLHVRRLQKALQEWITNPTAFNQPLTKLPASSIPIAKISELNTATSSPNSAGTAQGLVSGQEVTNNHAGSRETSSQTEGAAAGGVGGHPMPSISHVMTVPKEEPHSPPKDGGPSLPLTPDVVQIIAACAERLIHTVPRMEPKELECIFISNKKMAKSLGHIFEMSDQEPQREEEIRKFSAIYGRFDSKRKDGKNLTLHEISCAVPPTPISSQLSEVMVNEAAAQLCLIDTTLLARRDELFPLARQVVRDSGSKFADAPIPKRPRLDPNGQFLRDEVHTRTVQAELMKLKRQERLLEIQAILAGIYQKQETLKSKIIQEELSHNVAEVHELQLELEKVTTEQLSLMQEQNDLIKKQKRSDKYFSAKARSLSLLGMQPVEEEDGGMSEGSGDDASEDMTSNSSLAPSPCPSDIPSTFRPCQSKTKQMIQLALIDEGLRVAQQHASPSTEESERISPRIKQEAFSEDEENYKEESDVTSNRNS
- the LOC125466101 gene encoding NGFI-A-binding protein 1-like isoform X1 — protein: MTTSQPSTLGELQLYRVLQRANLLMYYDAFIQQGGDDVQQLCDAAEEEFLEIMALVGMSSKPLHVRRLQKALQEWITNPTAFNQPLTKLPASSIPIAKISELNTATSSPNSAGTAQGLVSGQEVTNNHAGSRETSSQTEGAAAGGVGGHPMPSISHVMTVPKEEPHSPPKDGGPSLPLTPDVVQIIAACAERLIHTVPRMEPKELECIFISNKKMAKSLGHIFEMSDQEPQREEEIRKFSAIYGRFDSKRKDGKNLTLHEISCAVPPTPISSQLSEVMVNEAAAQLCLIDTTLLARRDELFPLARQVVRDSGYKYSHRYSRSKFADAPIPKRPRLDPNGQFLRDEVHTRTVQAELMKLKRQERLLEIQAILAGIYQKQETLKSKIIQEELSHNVAEVHELQLELEKVTTEQLSLMQEQNDLIKKQKRSDKYFSAKARSLSLLGMQPVEEEDGGMSEGSGDDASEDMTSNSSLAPSPCPSDIPSTFRPCQSKTKQMIQLALIDEGLRVAQQHASPSTEESERISPRIKQEAFSEDEENYKEESDVTSNRNS
- the LOC125466101 gene encoding NGFI-A-binding protein 1-like isoform X2, coding for MTTSQPSTLGELQLYRVLQRANLLMYYDAFIQQGGDDVQQLCDAAEEEFLEIMALVGMSSKPLHVRRLQKALQEWITNPTAFNQPLTKLPASSIPIAKISELNTATSSPNSAGTAQGLVSGQEVTNNHAGSRETSSQTEGAAAGGVGGHPMPSISHVMTVPKEEPHSPPKDGGPSLPLTPDVVQIIAACAERLIHTVPRMEPKELECIFISNKKMAKSLGHIFEMSDQEPQREEEIRKFSAIYGRFDSKRKDGKNLTLHEISCAVPPTPISSQLSEVMVNEAAAQLCLIDTTLLARRDELFPLARQVVRDSGYKYSHRSKFADAPIPKRPRLDPNGQFLRDEVHTRTVQAELMKLKRQERLLEIQAILAGIYQKQETLKSKIIQEELSHNVAEVHELQLELEKVTTEQLSLMQEQNDLIKKQKRSDKYFSAKARSLSLLGMQPVEEEDGGMSEGSGDDASEDMTSNSSLAPSPCPSDIPSTFRPCQSKTKQMIQLALIDEGLRVAQQHASPSTEESERISPRIKQEAFSEDEENYKEESDVTSNRNS